In a single window of the Bacillus mycoides genome:
- a CDS encoding YugE family protein, which produces MGAYDKMIEVVKNWDPFQMGPEFYETEASDVVNVVSVFDDPKYIAKKIQHIYFMSFEEVPALEKCEKLAVELLVLKEGGSCSL; this is translated from the coding sequence ATGGGTGCATATGACAAAATGATTGAGGTTGTGAAAAATTGGGATCCGTTTCAAATGGGACCGGAGTTTTATGAAACAGAAGCGAGCGATGTTGTAAACGTCGTAAGTGTGTTTGATGATCCGAAATACATCGCAAAGAAGATTCAACATATATACTTTATGTCTTTTGAAGAAGTACCTGCACTTGAAAAATGCGAAAAATTAGCAGTAGAGTTACTCGTACTAAAAGAAGGCGGAAGTTGTTCGTTATAG
- a CDS encoding DNA alkylation repair protein — MHPFVKALQEHFTAHQNPEKAEPMARYMKNHFPFLGIQTPERRQLLKDVIQIHTLPDKKDFQIIVRELWDLPEREFQAAALDIMQKYKKHINETHIPFLEELIVTKSWWDSVDSIVPTFLGAIFLKHPELISAYIPKWIASENIWLQRAAILFQLKYKQKMDEELLFWIIGQLHSSKEFFIQKAIGWVLREYAKTKPDVVWEYVQTNELAPLSKREAIKHIKQNYGINNEKIGETLS; from the coding sequence ATGCATCCATTTGTAAAGGCATTACAAGAGCATTTTACAGCTCATCAAAATCCCGAAAAAGCAGAACCGATGGCACGTTATATGAAAAATCACTTCCCATTTCTCGGTATTCAAACTCCTGAGAGAAGACAGTTATTGAAAGACGTAATTCAAATACATACTCTCCCAGATAAAAAGGACTTCCAAATTATCGTGCGTGAACTTTGGGACCTACCAGAACGTGAATTTCAAGCTGCCGCACTCGATATCATGCAAAAATATAAAAAACACATAAATGAAACTCACATCCCATTTTTAGAAGAACTTATTGTCACAAAATCTTGGTGGGATTCTGTTGATAGCATCGTCCCTACATTTTTAGGTGCTATCTTTTTAAAACATCCAGAATTAATTTCTGCATATATTCCAAAATGGATTGCATCAGAAAACATATGGTTACAACGTGCCGCTATTTTATTCCAGCTAAAATATAAACAAAAAATGGATGAAGAACTCCTTTTCTGGATTATCGGACAACTACATTCCTCAAAAGAATTTTTCATTCAAAAAGCAATCGGCTGGGTCCTTCGCGAATATGCAAAAACAAAACCAGATGTAGTATGGGAATACGTTCAAACTAACGAGCTCGCTCCACTTAGTAAACGTGAAGCAATTAAGCATATTAAGCAAAATTACGGAATAAATAACGAAAAAATAGGCGAGACTCTATCCTAG
- a CDS encoding aminotransferase, producing the protein MKQFDLSRVAESLQPSGIRKFFDLAASMKGVISLGVGEPDFVTPWNVRQACIRSLEQGYTSYTANAGLLELRQEIAKYLKKQFAVSYDPNDEIIVTVGASQALDVAMRAIVNPDDEILIIEPSFVSYAPLVTLAGGAPVPVATSLEDEFKVQPDQIEAAITTKTKAILLCSPNNPTGAMLNKSELEKLAVIVEKYNLIVLSDEIYAELVYDEAYTSFASIKNMRDHTILISGFSKGFAMTGWRLGMIAAPVQFSELMLKIHQYSMMCAPTMSQFAALEALRGGNDEVIRMRDSYKKRRNFMTTSFNEMGLTCHVPGGAFYVFPSIASTGLSSAEFAEQLLLEEKVAVVPGNVFGGSGEGFIRCSYATSLEQLMEAMKRMERFIENKKRTKHNTFCP; encoded by the coding sequence GTGAAGCAATTTGACCTATCTAGAGTAGCAGAATCTTTACAACCGTCCGGTATACGAAAGTTTTTTGATTTAGCGGCAAGTATGAAAGGTGTTATTTCACTTGGAGTGGGAGAGCCGGACTTTGTTACACCTTGGAATGTAAGGCAAGCATGTATTCGTTCTTTAGAACAAGGATATACGTCATATACAGCAAATGCAGGATTATTGGAGCTCCGTCAAGAAATAGCAAAGTATCTAAAAAAACAATTTGCAGTATCTTATGATCCGAATGATGAAATCATTGTTACAGTTGGAGCGAGTCAAGCGCTAGATGTAGCGATGCGTGCTATTGTAAACCCTGATGATGAAATACTTATTATTGAACCAAGTTTCGTTTCGTATGCACCGCTTGTTACGTTAGCGGGCGGGGCCCCTGTTCCAGTGGCGACTTCATTAGAAGATGAATTTAAAGTACAGCCAGATCAAATTGAAGCAGCTATTACAACGAAAACAAAGGCAATATTACTTTGTTCTCCCAATAACCCAACAGGCGCAATGTTAAATAAATCCGAATTAGAAAAGCTAGCTGTTATTGTTGAGAAGTATAATTTAATCGTGTTATCGGATGAAATTTATGCAGAGCTCGTATACGACGAAGCATATACGAGTTTCGCGAGTATTAAAAATATGCGTGACCATACGATTTTAATTTCAGGATTTTCAAAAGGGTTTGCCATGACGGGATGGCGTCTTGGGATGATTGCAGCCCCTGTTCAATTTTCAGAATTAATGCTCAAAATCCACCAGTATTCAATGATGTGTGCACCGACGATGTCTCAATTTGCAGCACTTGAAGCATTACGCGGGGGAAATGATGAAGTAATTCGAATGAGAGATAGCTATAAAAAACGTCGTAACTTTATGACGACATCTTTCAATGAAATGGGCTTAACATGTCATGTGCCAGGCGGGGCATTTTATGTCTTCCCTTCTATAGCTTCAACCGGACTATCTTCAGCAGAATTTGCAGAACAATTATTATTAGAAGAAAAAGTGGCTGTTGTTCCTGGAAATGTGTTTGGCGGGAGTGGTGAAGGATTTATTCGTTGTTCATATGCAACATCGCTTGAGCAACTTATGGAAGCAATGAAGAGAATGGAACGGTTCATAGAGAATAAAAAAAGGACAAAACACAATACGTTTTGTCCATAA
- the sodC gene encoding superoxide dismutase [Cu-Zn]: protein MKRRLFFSCCLLFLMAGCDQGKPKEIDVKLHNASGDEVGTAKVAQQTSGVKITIKAEGFAPGPHGIHVHEIGECKAPSFESSGNHFNPDNKKHGLLNPKGAENGDLPNVVADGSGKIKAEIDAPHITLEEGKTTIHRKDGASIIITENADDGMTQPTGKSGGRIACGVIVKKASDLKKK from the coding sequence ATGAAAAGACGGCTTTTTTTCAGTTGTTGTTTATTATTTCTAATGGCGGGTTGTGACCAAGGGAAGCCGAAAGAAATTGATGTGAAATTACATAATGCTTCAGGTGATGAAGTTGGGACTGCAAAAGTAGCTCAGCAAACAAGTGGAGTGAAAATTACGATTAAAGCGGAAGGTTTTGCACCAGGACCACACGGTATACATGTACACGAAATCGGAGAATGTAAAGCGCCTAGTTTCGAATCATCTGGGAATCATTTTAATCCAGATAATAAAAAACATGGGCTCTTGAATCCGAAAGGTGCGGAAAATGGTGATTTACCGAATGTAGTGGCGGATGGTTCTGGAAAGATTAAAGCAGAAATCGATGCTCCGCATATAACGCTTGAAGAAGGAAAAACGACGATTCATAGAAAAGATGGAGCGTCTATTATTATTACAGAAAACGCTGATGATGGTATGACGCAACCAACTGGTAAATCTGGCGGCCGAATTGCTTGCGGTGTTATCGTAAAAAAAGCGTCGGATCTGAAGAAAAAATAG
- the kapD gene encoding 3'-5' exonuclease KapD: MDEQRFLFLDFEFTMPQHRKKPKGFFPEIIEVGLVSVVGCKVEDTYSSHIRPKTFPSLTDRCKKFLGIKQEVVDKGISFHELVEKLAEYEKSGKPTIVTWGNMDMKVLKHNCEMAGVEFPFFGQCRDLSLEYKKFFGERNQTGLWKAIEAYGKAGTGKHHCALDDAMTTYNIFKLVEKDKEYLVKPAPPTLGELVDFSKVLKKVSTQ; the protein is encoded by the coding sequence ATGGATGAACAACGATTTTTGTTTTTAGACTTTGAGTTTACGATGCCCCAGCATAGAAAAAAGCCAAAAGGTTTTTTCCCAGAAATTATTGAGGTCGGACTCGTTTCAGTTGTTGGTTGTAAGGTGGAAGATACGTATTCATCGCATATTAGACCGAAAACATTTCCGTCTTTAACGGATCGATGTAAAAAATTTTTAGGAATTAAACAGGAAGTAGTGGACAAAGGAATTTCTTTTCATGAACTTGTTGAGAAACTTGCAGAATATGAAAAGAGTGGTAAACCGACAATTGTAACGTGGGGAAATATGGATATGAAAGTCTTAAAGCATAACTGTGAAATGGCGGGAGTAGAATTTCCATTCTTTGGACAGTGTCGTGATTTATCGCTTGAGTATAAGAAGTTTTTTGGAGAGAGAAATCAAACAGGGCTGTGGAAAGCAATTGAGGCGTATGGAAAAGCAGGAACAGGAAAGCATCATTGTGCGCTTGATGATGCGATGACGACATATAATATTTTTAAGTTAGTAGAAAAAGATAAAGAGTATTTAGTCAAACCAGCACCTCCGACATTAGGGGAACTTGTTGATTTTTCGAAAGTGTTAAAGAAAGTGAGTACACAGTAA
- a CDS encoding alpha/beta fold hydrolase, protein MNHECKCPYFTFSTRGTTIHYELYEHNTKKERPTFVLVHGFLSSSFSYRRLIPLLTKEGTVIALDLPPFGKSDKSHLFKYSYHNLAAIIIDLIEHLSLSNIVLVGHSMGGQISLFVNRLRPELISKTILLCSSSYLARANLPLLYSSYLPFFHLYVKNWIIRRGIVHNLMNVVHDHSLIDNEMMEGYAAPFYDDRIFPALTRMIRDREGDLSSTELQKIETPVLLIWGEKDRVVPVHVGHRLHKDLPNSTFISYENTGHLLPEEKPDHVYEEIITFATQ, encoded by the coding sequence ATGAACCATGAATGCAAATGCCCTTACTTCACTTTTTCCACTCGCGGGACTACTATTCATTACGAATTGTATGAACATAATACTAAAAAAGAACGACCTACTTTCGTACTCGTTCACGGCTTCCTCTCTTCCTCATTTAGCTATCGACGACTCATTCCTTTACTAACAAAGGAAGGTACAGTAATTGCCCTTGATTTACCACCATTCGGAAAAAGTGATAAATCTCATCTCTTTAAATATTCTTATCACAATTTAGCAGCTATTATTATCGATTTAATCGAACATTTATCTCTCTCGAATATTGTACTAGTTGGCCATTCTATGGGCGGACAAATTTCACTCTTTGTAAACCGACTACGCCCTGAATTAATTTCAAAGACGATTTTACTATGTAGCTCTAGTTATTTAGCACGCGCAAACTTACCTTTACTGTACTCCTCTTATTTACCGTTCTTCCACTTATACGTGAAGAACTGGATTATTCGAAGGGGCATCGTCCATAACTTAATGAATGTCGTTCATGACCATTCATTAATTGACAATGAAATGATGGAAGGCTATGCTGCTCCTTTTTATGATGATCGTATATTCCCTGCTTTAACTCGAATGATAAGAGACCGTGAAGGTGACTTATCTTCAACTGAATTACAAAAAATCGAAACCCCAGTATTACTCATTTGGGGTGAAAAAGATCGCGTCGTCCCTGTACATGTAGGACACCGTCTCCATAAGGACCTACCTAATTCAACTTTCATTTCTTACGAAAATACAGGGCACTTACTACCTGAAGAAAAGCCCGATCATGTTTATGAAGAAATTATTACGTTTGCGACGCAATAA
- the yugI gene encoding S1 domain-containing post-transcriptional regulator GSP13 → MSEQYTTGVVVTGKVTGIQDYGAFVALDAETQGLVHISEITNGYVKDIHDFLKVGDTVEVKVLSIDEEHRKMSLSLKAAKRKQGRILIPNPSENGFNTLREKLAEWIEESEVIK, encoded by the coding sequence ATGTCAGAACAATATACAACGGGAGTGGTTGTAACAGGGAAAGTAACTGGAATTCAAGATTACGGTGCATTTGTAGCTTTGGATGCAGAAACACAAGGACTTGTGCATATATCTGAAATCACAAATGGGTATGTAAAAGACATTCATGACTTTTTAAAGGTCGGAGATACAGTAGAAGTAAAAGTACTTTCAATTGATGAAGAACACAGAAAAATGAGTTTATCGTTAAAAGCGGCGAAAAGAAAGCAAGGACGAATTCTTATACCGAATCCATCAGAGAACGGATTTAATACACTGCGAGAAAAGCTAGCAGAATGGATTGAAGAGTCGGAGGTAATAAAGTAA
- a CDS encoding kinase-associated lipoprotein B, protein MRETFEIGEIVTGIYKTGKYIGEITNSRPGSYVVKVLAVLKHPVQGDLHNVKQADVPFFHERRALAFREQTNIPEQMVKKYEGEIPDYTESLKLALETQMNSFSEDDSPFAGRSLETLQQLKQDYKL, encoded by the coding sequence ATGAGAGAAACATTTGAAATTGGTGAAATCGTTACTGGTATTTATAAAACTGGAAAATACATCGGCGAAATTACAAATAGCCGTCCTGGCAGTTACGTCGTAAAAGTACTAGCTGTTTTAAAACATCCAGTGCAAGGTGATTTACATAATGTAAAACAAGCTGACGTACCATTCTTCCATGAAAGACGTGCTTTAGCTTTTCGTGAACAGACGAACATTCCAGAGCAAATGGTGAAGAAATATGAAGGAGAAATTCCGGATTATACAGAGTCACTAAAATTAGCATTAGAAACTCAAATGAATTCATTTTCTGAAGATGATTCACCTTTTGCGGGGCGTAGTCTAGAAACACTTCAGCAATTGAAGCAAGATTACAAACTTTAA
- a CDS encoding 2-hydroxyacid dehydrogenase, with protein MKPKVYIAEPVPTFVENYLSEHCDFEKWDQNEKVPRDVLLEKIKDKDGLLNFGSTINEELLQVAPNLKVVSNISVGHDNFDLKAMEKQNVIGTNTPYVLDDTVADLVFALMLSAGRRVCELNSYVKNGEWNAEIGKEHFGLDVHHSTIGIIGMGRIGEAVAKRAKFGFDMNVLYYNRRRKEEAEQKFDATYCDLQTLIKQSDFIILLTPLTDETYHLIGEKEFSLMKETAIFINASRGKTVDETALIHALTEKKIFAAGIDTFTQEPIQKENPLLSLQNVVTLPHIGSATLKTRQQMAMTAAENLVAGLQGKTPPNIVRG; from the coding sequence GTGAAACCAAAAGTATATATTGCCGAACCAGTTCCAACATTTGTAGAAAACTATTTATCAGAACACTGTGATTTTGAAAAATGGGATCAAAATGAGAAAGTACCTCGTGATGTTCTATTAGAAAAAATAAAAGATAAAGATGGGTTATTAAATTTCGGATCTACTATAAATGAAGAGTTATTGCAGGTTGCTCCTAATTTAAAAGTAGTAAGTAACATTTCTGTTGGCCATGATAACTTTGATTTAAAAGCGATGGAAAAACAAAATGTTATCGGAACGAATACTCCATATGTGTTAGATGATACAGTAGCCGATCTCGTTTTCGCTCTTATGTTATCTGCTGGTCGCCGTGTTTGCGAACTCAATTCCTATGTAAAAAATGGTGAATGGAACGCTGAAATTGGAAAAGAACACTTCGGACTAGATGTACATCATAGTACGATTGGTATTATCGGAATGGGACGAATTGGAGAAGCTGTCGCAAAACGAGCGAAATTCGGCTTTGATATGAATGTCCTTTACTATAATCGTCGCCGTAAAGAAGAAGCTGAGCAAAAATTTGATGCTACATATTGTGATTTACAAACTTTAATCAAACAATCTGATTTTATTATTCTTCTTACTCCATTAACAGATGAAACGTATCATCTTATCGGTGAAAAGGAATTTTCACTAATGAAAGAAACAGCAATTTTCATTAATGCTTCTCGCGGGAAAACAGTAGATGAAACTGCATTAATTCATGCGTTAACAGAAAAGAAAATATTTGCAGCCGGCATCGACACATTTACACAAGAGCCGATTCAAAAAGAGAATCCGCTCTTATCATTACAAAACGTTGTAACTTTACCGCACATCGGATCTGCAACATTAAAAACTCGGCAGCAAATGGCAATGACAGCTGCTGAAAATTTAGTAGCAGGATTACAAGGAAAAACACCACCTAATATTGTGCGTGGGTAA
- a CDS encoding ArsB/NhaD family transporter, whose protein sequence is MHETTQELANWQYYFAIAVFLITYAIIISEKINRAVIALLGAAFMVIAGVVDLHNAFTKHIEWGTITLLIGMMILVNITSKSGVFQYVAIKAAKGAQGNPIKILISLSLLTALGSAFLDNVTTVLLVVPVTLSITRILQVNPVPYLLSEIIFSNIGGTATLIGDPPNIMIGSANKHLDFNAFLFNLAPIVIIIIAVTATMLYFMYRKQLIADPVQIKKLMSLDEKQYIKDPVLMKKSLTVLGLTIVGFMTHSIFHIDAAIIALTGATVLMLIGVKEHEIEEVFASVEWVTIFFFAGLFVLVGGLIDIGLIKMLAQKVIGITGGDISHASILILWVSGIASATIDNIPFVATMIPLINDMAVGLGLSPSDAQIDVLWWALALGACLGGNGTLIGASANVIVAGIASREGHKFSYMEFLKVGFPIMIVSLIISHIYIYLRYLM, encoded by the coding sequence TTGCACGAAACAACGCAAGAACTCGCAAACTGGCAGTATTATTTCGCTATCGCAGTCTTTTTAATTACATATGCCATTATTATTTCTGAAAAAATTAACCGTGCTGTCATCGCACTTCTTGGTGCAGCATTCATGGTAATTGCAGGGGTCGTTGACTTACACAATGCCTTTACGAAACATATTGAATGGGGAACAATTACATTACTCATCGGTATGATGATACTGGTAAACATTACAAGTAAGTCAGGTGTCTTCCAATACGTTGCCATTAAAGCCGCAAAAGGAGCACAAGGAAATCCAATTAAAATTTTAATTTCACTTTCCTTACTTACCGCGCTTGGCTCAGCATTTTTAGATAACGTTACAACAGTACTTCTTGTTGTTCCAGTTACTTTATCTATTACGCGCATCTTGCAAGTAAATCCTGTTCCATATTTACTTTCTGAAATTATTTTTTCAAATATCGGAGGAACAGCAACATTAATTGGTGATCCGCCAAATATTATGATTGGTTCTGCAAATAAGCATTTAGATTTCAATGCTTTCTTATTCAACTTAGCACCTATCGTGATCATCATTATTGCTGTTACGGCAACAATGCTTTACTTCATGTACCGTAAGCAATTAATTGCTGATCCTGTACAAATTAAAAAGTTAATGAGCTTAGATGAAAAACAATACATTAAAGACCCAGTATTAATGAAGAAATCTTTAACAGTACTTGGCCTTACTATTGTAGGCTTCATGACTCATTCTATTTTCCATATTGATGCAGCTATCATCGCCTTAACTGGCGCTACTGTACTTATGTTAATCGGTGTGAAAGAACATGAAATTGAAGAGGTATTCGCAAGTGTAGAGTGGGTAACAATCTTCTTCTTCGCGGGACTATTCGTACTCGTTGGAGGACTTATCGATATCGGGCTTATCAAAATGTTAGCTCAAAAAGTAATTGGAATAACAGGCGGAGATATTTCTCACGCATCTATCCTTATTCTATGGGTATCTGGTATCGCCTCTGCAACAATCGATAACATTCCATTCGTTGCAACAATGATTCCACTTATTAACGATATGGCAGTTGGGCTAGGTTTATCACCTTCTGACGCACAAATTGACGTACTATGGTGGGCATTAGCATTAGGTGCTTGCTTAGGTGGAAACGGAACATTAATCGGGGCTTCTGCTAACGTAATCGTAGCCGGAATCGCAAGTCGTGAAGGACATAAATTCAGCTACATGGAATTCCTTAAAGTCGGCTTCCCAATTATGATCGTTTCATTAATCATTTCTCACATTTACATTTACTTACGCTATCTTATGTAG
- a CDS encoding DUF378 domain-containing protein, translating into MSTLQRIALVFTVIGAVNWGLIGFFQFDLVAAIFGGQKSALARIIYGIVGISGLINLGLLFKPSENLGTHPETHEIQ; encoded by the coding sequence ATGAGTACCTTGCAACGTATCGCATTAGTCTTCACTGTAATCGGCGCTGTTAACTGGGGACTGATCGGGTTCTTCCAGTTTGACTTAGTAGCAGCTATTTTCGGGGGACAGAAATCAGCTCTTGCACGTATTATTTACGGCATCGTTGGTATTTCTGGGCTTATCAATCTCGGCTTACTATTTAAACCATCCGAGAATCTTGGTACTCACCCAGAAACACATGAAATTCAATAG
- a CDS encoding IS3 family transposase (programmed frameshift), with product MGKIIFNEIQMKQLEKNKNVLKASDRSISYCSDFKVRAVKENQQGKGPSQIFLENGFDLAVIGEKKPKQCLKRWRRTFEQFGEEGFYTERRGKGSTGRPSEKPLSSDEKLKKAEARIAFLEAELTFLKKFRRTRKAGVTEEALTPRETYTLIEQTIRRFQFPRMVRYLCTLTGVSRSGYYAWLHQTDKQLEKERNDETDYEWIQEIFNRKGKTCGGRSIKMVLEKTKGICMNLKRIYRIMRKYNLVTKIRRANPYKHIAKATQEHKTCPNLLKRQFNQEEPEKSMLTDITYLFYGKGKKAYLSCVKDSATREILAYHVSSSLRMDIVYQTLDNLKERLGEVIHPEALLHSDQGIHYTHPEFQKRVREMGIRQSMSRRGNCLDNAPMESFFGHMKDELDYKDCQTFESLELNIKDYMEEYNYNRYQWTLKKMAPIEYRNHLLSA from the exons ATGGGTAAAATTATTTTTAACGAAATTCAAATGAAACAGCTAGAAAAAAATAAAAATGTATTAAAAGCGTCGGACCGTTCGATTAGCTATTGTTCAGATTTCAAAGTAAGAGCGGTAAAAGAAAATCAACAAGGAAAAGGTCCTAGCCAAATCTTTTTAGAGAATGGGTTTGACTTAGCTGTGATCGGTGAGAAGAAACCAAAACAATGCTTGAAACGTTGGCGAAGAACCTTTGAACAATTTGGTGAGGAAGGCTTTTATACAGAACGCCGCGGGAAAGGAAGCACGGGACGCCCTTCGGAAAAACCCCTCTCTTCTGATGAAAAATTAAAGAAAGCGGAAGCACGTATTGCGTTTTTAGAAGCGGAATTGACATTCCTAAAAAAGT TTAGACGAACTCGAAAGGCAGGCGTTACAGAAGAAGCGTTAACACCACGAGAAACATACACACTGATTGAACAAACCATACGTCGATTCCAATTCCCACGTATGGTGCGTTACCTTTGCACACTGACTGGGGTAAGTCGGAGTGGATACTATGCGTGGCTTCATCAGACAGATAAACAGCTGGAAAAAGAACGCAATGATGAAACAGATTATGAATGGATCCAAGAAATTTTTAATCGAAAAGGGAAAACATGTGGTGGTCGTTCTATCAAAATGGTGTTGGAAAAGACAAAAGGAATTTGTATGAATCTCAAGCGTATTTACCGTATTATGCGTAAATATAACCTTGTGACAAAGATTCGCCGAGCGAATCCTTATAAACACATCGCAAAAGCGACACAAGAACATAAAACATGTCCGAACCTTTTAAAACGCCAATTCAATCAAGAAGAGCCTGAAAAAAGTATGTTAACGGATATTACCTATTTATTTTATGGAAAAGGAAAGAAGGCTTATTTATCATGTGTAAAAGACAGCGCAACACGAGAGATTTTAGCCTATCATGTCTCTTCCTCTTTACGAATGGATATCGTCTATCAAACATTAGATAACTTGAAAGAGAGATTAGGAGAAGTCATTCATCCTGAAGCGCTTCTACATTCAGACCAAGGTATTCATTATACACACCCTGAATTTCAGAAACGTGTAAGAGAAATGGGGATCAGACAATCTATGTCCCGTAGGGGCAATTGTTTAGACAATGCACCAATGGAATCCTTTTTTGGTCATATGAAAGATGAATTAGATTATAAAGATTGTCAAACCTTTGAATCCCTTGAGCTCAACATAAAGGATTATATGGAGGAGTATAATTATAATCGTTATCAGTGGACATTAAAAAAGATGGCTCCGATCGAATATCGGAACCACCTTTTAAGTGCTTGA
- a CDS encoding MalY/PatB family protein encodes MQLFHKTVNRRGTHSTKWDTYKNEELIHAWIADMDFEVPKPIQTALQKRTEHPIFGYTLPPENIGDIICNWTKSQYNWEIQKEWIVFSAGIVPALSTSIQAITKEGEAVLVQPPIYPPFFEMVKTNNRQLCESPLFKQGVKLMLLCSPHNPIGRVWTKEELTKLGTLCTQYNVTVVADEIHADIIYRGHTHTPFASLSEELAARTITCMAPSKTFNIAGLQASIIIIPNENLRNAFMSIQYRQGFHGLNTFAYTAMQSAYTECNDWLNEIRLYVEDNAQFACEYIQNHIPALSVIKPEGSFLLWIDCSHLDLSQDERTALLEEKGKIIIEPGEKYGTGGEAHIRINIGCPRSVLEEILNRLHHTFS; translated from the coding sequence ATGCAACTATTTCATAAAACGGTAAATCGTCGCGGAACGCATAGTACAAAATGGGATACATATAAAAATGAAGAGCTCATCCACGCTTGGATTGCCGATATGGATTTTGAAGTACCAAAACCAATTCAAACTGCATTACAAAAACGCACAGAACATCCTATTTTCGGCTATACACTTCCTCCTGAAAATATTGGGGATATCATTTGTAATTGGACGAAAAGCCAATACAATTGGGAAATACAAAAAGAATGGATTGTATTTAGCGCAGGTATCGTTCCAGCTCTTAGTACGAGCATACAAGCTATAACGAAAGAAGGAGAAGCCGTACTAGTACAACCTCCTATTTATCCACCATTTTTTGAAATGGTCAAAACAAATAATAGACAATTATGTGAGAGTCCCTTATTTAAACAAGGTGTAAAACTAATGCTTCTTTGCAGCCCTCACAATCCTATCGGGCGCGTTTGGACGAAAGAGGAGCTAACAAAACTCGGTACGTTATGTACGCAATATAATGTAACCGTTGTCGCGGATGAAATTCACGCCGATATTATTTATAGAGGCCATACTCATACACCGTTTGCTTCCTTATCTGAAGAATTAGCAGCACGCACTATTACTTGTATGGCTCCGAGCAAAACATTTAATATCGCTGGATTACAAGCATCGATCATTATTATTCCGAATGAAAATCTCCGTAATGCCTTTATGTCTATCCAATATAGACAAGGATTCCACGGATTAAATACATTTGCTTATACAGCAATGCAAAGTGCCTATACAGAATGTAATGATTGGCTAAATGAAATTCGATTGTATGTTGAAGATAACGCTCAATTTGCTTGTGAGTATATTCAAAATCACATACCAGCTCTTTCTGTAATTAAACCAGAAGGTAGTTTTTTACTGTGGATTGATTGTTCCCACTTGGATCTTTCTCAAGATGAACGAACAGCATTGCTTGAAGAGAAAGGTAAAATCATCATTGAGCCCGGTGAGAAATACGGAACAGGTGGAGAAGCCCATATCCGAATTAACATTGGCTGTCCTAGATCTGTTTTAGAAGAAATTTTAAACAGACTACACCATACATTCTCATAA
- a CDS encoding Lrp/AsnC family transcriptional regulator codes for MVTEKELELLACLEKNSRLSVDTLAKLLNIEVEEVKKMVAKLESEKIIVDYVTHIDWTKVKEHTGLTAMIDVKVTPKRGVGFDAVAEQIYRYSEVKSVYLMSGTYDLSITLEGKTMGEVAMFVSEKLATIESVVSTTTHFILKKYKHEGIIYEKTDDDKRIVVTP; via the coding sequence ATGGTGACAGAGAAAGAATTGGAATTATTAGCTTGTCTTGAAAAGAATAGTCGTTTATCTGTAGATACATTAGCGAAGTTGTTAAATATAGAAGTAGAAGAAGTGAAAAAAATGGTTGCGAAATTAGAAAGTGAAAAGATTATCGTGGACTATGTAACACATATCGATTGGACAAAAGTGAAAGAACATACTGGTTTAACGGCGATGATTGATGTGAAAGTTACACCGAAGCGTGGTGTCGGTTTTGATGCAGTAGCTGAACAAATTTATCGCTATTCAGAAGTGAAATCCGTTTATTTAATGTCTGGGACATATGACCTTTCTATTACATTAGAAGGAAAGACGATGGGAGAAGTAGCGATGTTTGTTTCTGAGAAATTAGCAACAATTGAATCTGTCGTTTCAACGACAACTCATTTTATTTTGAAGAAGTATAAACATGAGGGGATTATTTATGAAAAGACAGATGATGATAAGAGAATTGTGGTGACACCGTGA